The proteins below come from a single Miscanthus floridulus cultivar M001 chromosome 1, ASM1932011v1, whole genome shotgun sequence genomic window:
- the LOC136461874 gene encoding uncharacterized protein: protein MVFSDEEENREVIMTSAMHREPTATSASEEQEAAWCVEVPTSRKSVASVDAIGERAVKQMQSPRLLVVSLVPLSPVADMAEGARWFKEWTGTRNKERRVESACRESQVRVAEAATARVEGQRAAEQETAVEQRLEAARVRQEETEVGLRMFLANTEAALQEALAALEPEWATLESTQKALEAEQRAQSEVDREVLALQDQVMGMEDASAWLHEQPVSKLVALLAQLGEKVKVLERDLEMTKANFIQNVEELAKSHEERRALEGELGQIYNAA from the exons atggtcttctccgacgaggaggagaATCGAGAGGTCATTATGACCTCGGCGATGCATCGTGAGCCTACGGCGACGTCCGCtagtgaggagcaggaggccgcgtGGTGCGTGGAGGTTCCTACGTCGAGGAAGAGTGTGGCGAGCGTGGACGCCATTGGCGAGCGAGCGGTGAAACAAATGCAGTCACCGCGCCTCTTGGTGGTGTCGTTGGTCCCGTTGTCGCCTGTGGCGGACATGGCTGAGGGAGCCAGGTGGTTCAAGGAGTGGACCGGCACTC GAAATAAGGAGCGTCGGGTGGAGTCCGCTTGCCGCGAGTCCCAGGTCCGGGTGGCTGAGGCAGCCACGGCGCgggtggaggggcagcgtgcggCGGAGCAGGAGACTGCTGTCGAGCAAAGGCTCGAGGCGGCAAGGGTCCGCCAAGAGGAGACTGAGGTAGGGCTGCGGATGTTCCTGGCGAACACCGAGGCggcgcttcaagaggccttggcagcCCTTGAGCCAGAGTGGGCCACCCTGGAGTCAAcacagaaggccctggaggcggAGCAGAGGGCCCAGTCGGAAGTGGATCGGGAGGTGCTCGCGCTCCaggaccaggtgatggggatggaggatgcGAGTGCCTGGCTGCACGAGCAG cctgtttctaagcttgtcgcccttcttgcacagctgggtgaaaaggtgaaggtGCTGGAGCGAGACCTAGAGATGACCAAGGCGAACTTTATCCAGAAtgtcgaggagctggccaagtcccatgaagagcgacgtgctctcgaaggGGAGCTTGGCCAGATCTACAACGCTGCCTAG